In Streptomyces sp. NBC_00306, a single genomic region encodes these proteins:
- a CDS encoding glutathionylspermidine synthase family protein: MQRHTIEPRPGWQEIVEEQGLVYPLTRYPDGSLRPYWDESAYYAFSLPEVEALEEVVEELHTMCLAAAAHIVERDRFADLGITDARLASLIAESWRRRDELPSVYGRFDLRYDGTGPAKMLEYNADTPTSLVEAASPQWFWMEDRFPGADQWNSLHERLVDAWKRQAPLLPPGPLHFVHSDGDELGEDLMTVAYLRETAEQAGLATEALSVEQIGWDRLSGRFVDDRLRFIRSCFKLYPWEWLTTDRFGPQVLATLDNGGGTGTTCWIEPAWKMLLSNKALLAILWELYPGHPNLLAAHLDGPRELADSRGYVAKPLLGREGAGVTIHESGLAPVVRDEPCCYQELAPLPSFDGNRVVLGAWVVEGEAAGLGIRESAGLVTDEYARFLPHVIL; the protein is encoded by the coding sequence ATGCAGCGCCACACGATCGAACCCCGGCCCGGCTGGCAGGAGATCGTCGAGGAACAGGGTCTCGTCTACCCCCTCACCCGCTACCCCGACGGCTCGCTGCGCCCGTACTGGGACGAGAGCGCCTACTACGCGTTCTCCCTCCCCGAGGTCGAGGCGCTGGAGGAGGTCGTCGAGGAACTCCACACCATGTGCCTGGCGGCGGCCGCGCACATCGTCGAGCGTGACCGGTTCGCCGACCTCGGGATCACCGACGCCCGGCTGGCCTCCCTGATAGCCGAGTCCTGGCGCAGGCGCGATGAACTCCCCTCCGTCTACGGCCGGTTCGATCTGCGCTACGACGGCACGGGCCCGGCGAAGATGCTGGAGTACAACGCCGATACGCCCACCTCACTGGTGGAGGCCGCGAGCCCGCAGTGGTTCTGGATGGAGGACCGCTTCCCCGGGGCCGACCAGTGGAACTCGCTCCACGAGCGCCTCGTCGACGCCTGGAAGCGCCAGGCCCCGCTTCTGCCGCCCGGCCCGCTGCACTTCGTCCACTCCGACGGGGACGAGCTCGGCGAGGACCTGATGACCGTGGCGTATCTGCGCGAGACGGCTGAGCAGGCGGGGCTCGCCACCGAGGCGCTGTCCGTCGAACAGATCGGCTGGGACCGGCTGTCCGGCCGCTTCGTGGACGACCGGCTGCGCTTCATCCGCTCCTGCTTCAAGCTCTATCCCTGGGAGTGGCTGACCACCGACCGCTTCGGGCCCCAGGTCCTCGCGACCCTCGACAACGGCGGCGGCACCGGCACCACCTGCTGGATAGAGCCCGCCTGGAAGATGCTTCTGTCGAACAAGGCGCTGCTCGCGATCCTCTGGGAGCTGTATCCCGGCCACCCGAACCTGCTGGCCGCCCATCTCGACGGCCCGCGCGAACTCGCGGACAGCCGCGGCTATGTCGCCAAGCCGCTGCTCGGCCGCGAGGGCGCGGGCGTCACGATCCACGAATCCGGCCTGGCTCCCGTCGTGCGCGACGAGCCGTGCTGCTACCAGGAGTTGGCCCCGCTGCCCTCCTTCGACGGCAACCGAGTGGTGCTCGGTGCCTGGGTCGTCGAGGGCGAGGCGGCGGGGCTCGGGATCCGGGAGTCCGCGGGGCTGGTCACGGACGAATACGCCCGCTTCCTTCCCCATGTGATCCTCTGA